Proteins co-encoded in one Arachis hypogaea cultivar Tifrunner chromosome 13, arahy.Tifrunner.gnm2.J5K5, whole genome shotgun sequence genomic window:
- the LOC112737127 gene encoding uncharacterized protein isoform X1, which translates to MGERKANPKMRNRKRKHTTVAATAAITTTTNNNNDDELQKPPKLPRTDSSAKPVEFAPPWKNLQFINCIQDKSLHLRSKVESAFNFVNSRVGDGDGDDSETIKLPRLLCFLNDWIQSLLFPSDKKPHADGFDAYIDIRCWEIFKFCLQESLKFHVTLNMSKNLLRPVELIARNALSLLEELSDCSGETLISDERLKLYDAALDCVSLVFSSHGGLSNENLGLWISTGKAVLELLLRMYDKNLDGSNMGDFALRFLWLVLQPFSKFLKVHPVRQSRFREFVDELLELLLHVSGELHLRVNGRSPIWTERAMKVVEEVLSHGLFHPVLVDEFLSLHGLQNYVASCDDASNDSKPAIQSYPRHLFDVLNKIITRKNAMAMGSVGLLFHSFVNSARKFKGTSVMYEVNKTMEKMNNSRQPVPGENSSSNNIGADTQNSLLNFFVLIMEPFLLEINTCLKSEVDRKLQLVDLHGVLKSISNLLASFMQEKVYVRTEDTSGGACLNFFKIIFNSLMNTSTNILSLSNYDTTNRKEMEIYTLSANEIIVSMGYLLEIEYEVVGEELVNLWCIMLSYSSINCNMVNVFDQCSLSSSIPALGCQIINLYSQLRQVRIAIVTLCKAIRLIISGEGNTEECSSRLTILSNEVHYESVEKLLSSQKFVHAVYKAVEAIPEGQVTGCIRQITEDISESLNWMKDFSPLVDAEKLQIFNLQVKLLGGGLSSLYCLVLDSVMVTEGNSNLVGVAVKELVSTLRSHLSTLVGQQGDSICNFLSSVLGGTVDGVVGKGKILKKFGRFSQWALVFFFQLFVSCRILLRQAISLMPPGLSKKVSAEVGDVTAYSAFELMERIDEIDTGYFTWIAQPSASLLVVLQYISDIYHKYGSDDSCPLTYVFQSMILQRLVDLDRNIELLKYLRKKRYRSRITALKEEAAGLTDLMMENLSCVYQSPVFESDDVACEDVIFLGTQSNRWNRGVYVANKNSLPTAIWLSLCKNVDIWGNHASKKHLKKFLSHLLHTSLRCERSSLQESALQKINECNKQFSGARHARDLFSQISSQLLSDSLLYEQKFIHRNLASIFCHALEKAVQPLFSNFANTDLNLQRSPNWLEYLSAIDKSAVVRDEDISIEEKTKSITNKSFTVCHHLLNLLCSMPYINASSFSCLVTCVFNLERLLVSALVYFWSSGHQDYFCKYLRLFVVCRKALRHVIMGFCEKTDTIQSSTDSIISEGSFPVLWLSKSLSVIVGIKEAFSAENSILFKSLICSLMDHTSYILAGIIKYQIIHGVSIDKEAGDLCEEISNDSSNENDSLLPSSQHLDSAKLEALKCLTLICKNLKEQTQSLVVLQKDVTWANERMNLPYADINRLSSGISCYIGIFGGLTSGMGQTDASSSEPKILLWKDLVELVDFLVSKLLVHNNQLPESFCDKSFEKPVNKFLLGTKHCSLESSVSKADNLSGTQDESKGTTCSTSSAIDNVSNIVSDIGKMLNSESKSYVASVLNKPLLQSFLKGSHPEVAFLLRQLLIASSFLLRLNVMEGNSSLLSSFVPTFIEISQVLLLEFTEMVEVPQESAFLLLDGVLSYLRELASFFSFMEPTSSRNVRTKLVQILMRAIGKTILLQGKRATLTFHERQSSTKTLHKASSEAYSSSEMYCFYLDEFKTRLRTSFKSYIMSPSELHLLSTIQDIERALVGVREECSMIYDLETSKNGGKCSSLVAAGIDFFDMILEFVSGRKGLKLIKRHCQGLVPALFNIIVHLKSPLIFYATSGTVASNLDPGPAILMCVEVLVTVSRKHAVFPMDVWHVGHLLHIPGVIFQDFNQLKISKASGQPDSSVILEDQIPQQVEGVNFSHVDRQFTIHLFVACCQLLCTTIRHRLSECKQCVAHLEASVAVLLNCLETVVDNESTVNKGCFSWEIDEGVKCACFLRRVFEEIRQQKDIFGRQCSLFLSNYIWVYTGYGPKRGGIRREIDEALRPGIYALIDICSVDDLQYLHTIFGEGPCRNTLASLQHDYKLNFKYEGKV; encoded by the exons ATGGGCGAACGCAAAGCAAATCCAAAAATGCGAAATAGAAAGCGAAAACACACCACCGTTGCCGCCACTGccgccatcaccaccaccaccaacaacaacaacgaCGACGAACTCCAAAAACCTCCCAAACTTCCCCGGACTGATTCTTCAGCCAAACCCGTGGAGTTTGCGCCTCCATGGAAAAATCTCCAATTCATAAACTGCATTCAAGACAAAAGCCTTCACCTTCGCAG TAAGGTAGAATCAGCGTTCAATTTTGTGAATTCAAGagttggtgatggtgatggtgatgactCTGAAACCATAAAACTACCAAGACTACTATGTTTCCTCAATGATTGGATACAATCACTGTTGTTTCCTTCAGATAAGAAGCCTCATGCTGATGGGTTTGATGCTTATATTGACATCCGTTGTTGGGAGATATTCAAGTTCTGCTTGCAGGAGTCTTTGAAGTTTCATGTAACTTTGAACATGTCAAAGAATCTCCTGCGGCCAGTAGAGCTTATTGCCAGAAATGCTCTCTCACTCCTTGAGGAGTTGTCTGATTGTTCAGGAGAAACTTTAATATCCGATGAAAGGTTGAAGCTTTATGAtgctgctcttgattgtgtttcgTTGGTGTTTTCATCCCATGGAGGGTTGTCAAATGAAAATTTGGGCTTGTGGATTTCGACAGGGAAGGCAGTGCTTGAGCTTTTATTGCGAATGTATGACAAGAACCTTGATGGAAGCAATATGGGTGATTTTGCACTACGGTTTCTGTGGTTGGTGCTTCAGCCATTCTCCAAGTTTTTGAAGGTCCATCCAGTTAGGCAAAGTAGATTTCGTGAGTTTGTGGATGAACTCCTCGAGCTGCTGTTGCATGTTTCCGGTGAGTTGCATCTTCGGGTTAATGGAAGGAGTCCCATTTGGACGGAAAGAGCAATGAAGGTGGTGGAAGAAGTTCTTTCCCATGGACTATTTCACCCGGTGCTTGTGGATGAATTTTTAAGCTTACACGGTTTACAAAACTATGTTGCTTCATGTGATGATGCATCAAATGATTCAAAACCAGCTATTCAGAGTTATCCTAGACATTTATTTGATGtactaaacaaaattataaccaGAAAGAATGCTATGGCAATGGGTAGTGTAGGTTTGTTATTTCACTCATTTGTTAATTCGGCAAGAAAATTCAAAGGAACTTCAGTGATGTATGAAGTGAACAAGACAATGGAGAAAATGAATAATTCAAGGCAACCCGTACCTGGAGAAAATAGCAGCTCAAATAACATTGGTGCGGACACTCAAAATTCACTTCTTAACTTTTTTGTACTAATCATGGAGCCGTTTTTGCTTGAGATCAATACTTGTCTCAAAAGTGAAGTTGATAGGAAACTCCAGTTGGTGGATCTTCATGGTGTACTCAAATCTATCAGTAATTTGCTTGCTAGTTTTATGCAAGAGAAGGTGTATGTGAGAACAGAGGACACTTCTGGAGGAGCCTGTCTTAATTTCTTCAAGATTATATTTAATTCCCTGATGAATACTTCCACTAACATTCTCAGCCTGTCAAACTATGATACAACCAACAGGAAGGAGATGGAAATATATACTTTATCAGCTAATGAGATAATAGTTTCTATGGGATATCTTCTGGAGATTGAATATGAGGTTGTTGGAGAAGAGTTGGTGAATTTATGGTGCATTATGTTGTCATACTCTTCCATCAATTGCAACATGGTGAATGTCTTTGACCAATGTTCATTATCTTCGAGTATACCTGCTCTGGGTTGCCAAATAATTAACCTCTACAGTCAACTACGCCAG GTGAGAATTGCAATTGTAACATTGTGCAAAGCAATAAGGCTTATTATATCTGGTGAGGGTAATACTGAGGAATGTTCTTCTAGGTTGACAATTCTGTCTAATGAAGTTCATTATGAATCAGTTGAGAAGCTGTTATCTTCACAGAAGTTTGTCCATGCAGTTTATAAGGCTGTTGAAGCTATTCCAGAAGGGCAAGTGACTGGATGTATTAGACAGATAACAGAAGATATATCAGAATCACTTAATTGGATGAAGGATTTCTCTCCATTGGTTGATGCTGAAAAATTGCAAATTTTTAATCTGCAAGTGAAACTTTTGGGTGGAGGCCTGTCCAGTTTGTATTGTTTAGTGCTTGATTCAGTGATGGTTACTGAGGGTAACAGCAATCTTGTTGGAGTGGCTGTAAAAGAATTAGTGTCAACATTGCGTTCACACTTGAGTACTCTTGTTGGACAGCAAGGAGATTCCATCTGCAATTTCCTTTCATCTGTCTTGGGAGGAACTGTTGATGGGGTGGTTGGAAAGGGAAAGATTTTGAAGAAGTTTGGTAGGTTCAGCCAATGggcccttgtgttcttctttcaGTTGTTTGTGTCCTGCCGAATCTTACTTAGGCAGGCAATTAGCCTTATGCCACCTGGTTTATCAAAGAAAGTTTCTGCTGAGGTGGGGGATGTCACAGCATATTCCGCCTTTGAGTTGATGGAGAGGATTGATGAGATAGACACTGGCTATTTTACTTGGATTGCTCAGCCTTCTGCTTCCCTCCTTGTTGTTTTGCAATATATTTCAGACATATATCACAAGTATGGTTCAGATGATTCTTGTCCTCTTACATATGTATTTCAATCAATGATTCTTCAGAGGCTTGTTGATTTGGATAGGAATATTGAACTGCTCAAGTATTTGCGGAAGAAACGTTACAGATCCCGAATCACAGCATTGAAGGAAGAGGCAGCTGGACTTACTGATCTTATGATGGAAAACTTATCATGTGTATATCAATCCCCAGTCTTTGAATCTGATGATGTAGCTTGTGAGGATGTAATTTTCCTGGGTACACAAAGCAACAGATGGAATCGAGGAGTTTATGTTGCCAACAAAAATTCATTGCCAACAGCCATTTGGTTGAGTCTTTGCAAAAATGTTGATATATGGGGCAATCATGCTTCCAAGAAGCATTTGAAAAAGTTCTTATCACATTTACTTCATACTTCTCTTCGCTGTGAAAGAAGCAGTTTGCAGGAGTCAGCACTGCAAAAGATCAATGAGTGTAACAAGCAGTTTTCAGGAGCCAGGCATGCAAGAGATCTTTTCTCACAAATATCGTCCCAACTTCTAAGTGATTCACTTTTATATGAACAGAAA TTTATCCACAGGAATCTGGCTTCAATATTTTGCCATGCCTTAGAGAAAGCTGTACAGCCGTTATTTAGTAATTTTGCAAATACTGATCTCAATCTTCAGAGATCACCTAATTGGCTTGAGTATTTGAGTGCTATTGACAAGTCGGCTGTGGTTCGTGATGAAGATATCAGCATAGAAGAAAAGACCAAATCTATTACCAACAAAAGTTTCACAGTTTGCCACCATTTGCTCAATCTATTGTGTTCAATGCCGTATATAAATGCAAGTTCATTTTCATGCCTTGTGACTTGTGTTTTCAACCTTGAAAG GCTTCTTGTCAGTGCCTTAGTATATTTTTGGAGCTCAGGGCACCAGGATTATTTTTGTAAGTATTTGAGATTATTTGTAGTTTGCAGGAAGGCCTTAAGGCATGTAATAATGGGATTTTGTGAGAAGACAGACACTATCCAATCGTCAACAGACTCAATTATTTCTGAAGGTTCATTTCCTGTTTTGTGGCTTTCAAAGTCATTATCTGTGATTGTTGGAATTAAAGAAGCCTTCTCAGCAGAAAATTCTATTCTATTTAAATCTCTGATCTGTTCTTTAATGGATCACACATCGTACATATTGGCGGggataataaaatatcaaattattcaTGGAGTTTCCATTGATAAAGAAGCTGGGGATCTTTGTGAAGAGATCTCCAATGATTCTAGCAATGAAAATGATTCTTTGCTTCCATCTTCTCAGCATCTAGATTCCGCCAAGCTTGAGGCATTGAAATGCTTAACCCTTATTTGTAAGAATTTGAAAGAGCAGACACAAAGCTTGGTTGTTTTGCAGAAGGATGTTACTTGGGCCAATGAGCGAATGAATCTTCCTTATGCGGATATAAATAGATTGTCTTCTGGAATTTCTTGCTATATTGGAATTTTTGGGGGACTCACATCTGGCATGGGCCAAACAGATGCAAGTAGTAGTGAACCTAAAATATTGTTGTGGAAAGATCTTGTGGAGCTTGTTGATTTTCTTGTAAGCAAATTGCTTGTCCACAATAATCAACTCCCAGAAAGTTTTTGTGACAAAAGTTTTGAGAAACCAGTCAACAAATTTTTGTTGGGTACAAAACATTGTTCACTTGAAAGCTCAGTTTCCAAGGCTGATAACTTATCTGGTACACAAGATGAATCTAAAGGCACGACTTGTTCCACTTCATCAGCAATTGATAATGTCTCTAATATTGTTAGTGATATTGGAAAGATGTTGAACTCAGAAAGTAAAAGCTATGTTGCCAGTGTTTTGAATAAGCCTTTGTTACAAAGCTTTCTAAAAGGTAGTCATCCTGAAGTAGCATTTTTACTTAGGCAACTTTTAATTGCCTCCTCATTTCTTTTGAGGCTAAATGTGATGGAAGGCAATTCTTCTTTGCTTTCAAGTTTTGTACCTACTTTCATTGAAATTTCACAAGTCCTGTTGTTAGAATTTACTGAGATGGTCGAAGTTCCACAAGAATCGGCTTTTCTATTGTTAGATGGTGTTCTGAGCTATCTGAGAGAATTAGCCAGTTTTTTCTCCTTCATGGAACCAACCTCATCTAGAAATGTTCGTACAAAATTGGTACAGATTCTTATGAGGGCAATTGGGAAGACCATATTGCTGCAAGGAAAAAGGGCAACGCTAACGTTTCATGAAAGACAGTCAAGCACCAAGACACTTCATAAAGCATCATCTGAAGCATATTCTTCTAGTGAAATGTACTGCTTTTACTTGGATGAATTTAAAACTAGGCTTCGCACATCATTCAAATCATATATTATGAGCCCATCAGAGTTGCATCTTTTATCTACTATACAGGACATTGAGAGAGCTCTGGTTGGAGTACGAGAAGAATGTTCCATGATCTATGACTTAGAAACCAGTAAAAATGGTGGAAAATGTTCGTCACTTGTTGCAGCTGGAATTGATTTCTTTGATATGATTCTTGAATTTGTTTCAG GTCGGAAAGGCTTGAAGCTGATTAAAAGACACTGTCAGGGCTTAGTACCTGCTCTTTTCAACATTATTGTGCATTTGAAGAGCCCGCTTATTTTTTATGCGACATCTGGAACAGTTGCCAGCAACCTGGATCCAGGTCCAGCCATACTTATGTGTGTTGAAGTGCTCGTTacagtttcaaggaaacatgctgtATTTCCCATGGATGTGTGGCATGTAGGTCACTTGTTACATATTCCAGGTGTAATCTTTCAGGATTTCAATCAGCTCAAAATTTCTAAAGCTTCCGGTCAACCAGATTCCTCAGTGATTTTGGAAGACCAAATTCCTCAGCAAGTAGAGGGAGTGAACTTCTCTCATGTAGATCGGCAGTTTACGATTCACCTATTTGTTGCCTGTTGTCAGCTATTGTGTACCACAATTAGGCATCGCCTGAG TGAGTGCAAGCAGTGTGTTGCCCATCTTGAAGCTTCTGTTGCTGTTCTTCTTAATTGTTTGGAGACAGTAGTGGATAATGAATCAACAGTAAACAAAGGTTGCTTTTCATGGGAAATTGATGAGGGAGTGAAATGTGCTTGTTTTCTGCGAAGGGTATTTGAAGAG ATAAGACAGCAAAAAGATATATTCGGCCGGCAATGTTCTCTGTTCTTATCCAACTATATATGGGTTTACACAGGTtatggtccaaaaagaggtggcATCAGAAG AGAAATTGATGAAGCTCTAAGACCCGGTATCTATGCTTTGATAGATATTTGTTCAGTTGATGATCTTCAATATCTTCATACTATTTTTGGGG AGGGACCTTGCAGAAATACCCTAGCAAGTCTACAACATGATTACAAACTCAATTTCAAATATGAGGGAAAAGTTTAA